A genomic segment from Chitinophagaceae bacterium encodes:
- a CDS encoding T9SS type A sorting domain-containing protein produces MKCLRLALVSTLLVITTSLFGQDPLTYTSTFRYNTPIPGTNCNGFHESLPKGYNDDPQGKFPVILYLAGNSQRGNGQQAPDPNNAYGYLEYVAFDRPTRYLKEHSFPEEFIVNGQTYRFIVITPQFSLTEFTNIEQIEACYQYVVSHYKVDIDRFYIIGNSYGGAYLWDYLGDNSSNPAKIAAAVNVAGASLPNDTKCAFMANAMLPLIACHNTNDNVVQYSWSQQYVNRVNFFMPVGAEQASLMGFTPPVAQHDATWMSLDLNPSLYGSYATQLDGKVNVYEWLLQFRRFLNPLPVQFASFNAIKLNYKSQLNWSTANETNSRGFEILRSSDGNSWNVLHFENSASTGGHGQYDFTDNNPLTGKNYYRIRQLDLNNTKKLSEIRIVDFGKNEFVNLYPNPAVNMLYLITDINFNKTAAKIFNSQGQLVSTILLNGSGTISIPVSQLKPGTYFFQIQHSAGNSKLKFVKK; encoded by the coding sequence ATGAAATGCTTGAGATTAGCGTTAGTTTCCACATTATTAGTTATCACTACATCTCTTTTTGGCCAGGATCCCCTTACCTACACCAGTACTTTTAGGTATAATACCCCAATTCCGGGAACAAATTGCAATGGGTTCCATGAATCATTACCCAAAGGATATAATGATGACCCACAGGGAAAATTTCCGGTAATTTTATACCTTGCTGGTAACAGCCAGCGTGGAAACGGCCAACAGGCTCCAGATCCAAACAACGCCTACGGCTATTTGGAATATGTGGCTTTTGACCGGCCTACACGTTATCTTAAGGAACATAGTTTTCCGGAGGAATTTATTGTAAATGGCCAAACCTACCGTTTCATTGTTATTACTCCCCAATTTAGCCTTACAGAATTTACGAATATAGAACAAATTGAAGCTTGCTATCAATATGTAGTATCTCATTACAAAGTAGATATTGACAGGTTTTATATTATTGGCAATAGTTATGGAGGCGCATATTTGTGGGATTATTTAGGTGATAATTCATCGAACCCTGCTAAAATTGCGGCAGCAGTAAATGTAGCAGGTGCATCTTTACCCAATGATACTAAATGCGCTTTTATGGCCAATGCAATGCTACCGTTAATTGCCTGCCATAATACCAATGATAATGTTGTACAGTACAGTTGGTCTCAGCAATATGTAAACCGTGTCAATTTTTTTATGCCAGTTGGTGCTGAACAAGCTTCACTTATGGGTTTTACGCCTCCTGTTGCCCAGCATGATGCAACCTGGATGAGTTTAGACCTTAACCCGTCGCTCTATGGCAGCTATGCTACGCAATTAGATGGCAAAGTCAATGTATATGAATGGCTCCTGCAATTCAGGAGGTTTTTAAATCCTTTACCGGTACAATTTGCTTCTTTCAATGCTATTAAATTAAACTATAAAAGTCAGCTTAACTGGTCAACTGCAAATGAAACTAACAGCCGTGGTTTTGAAATTTTACGGAGTAGCGATGGCAATAGCTGGAATGTATTACATTTTGAAAACAGCGCTTCCACAGGTGGGCATGGCCAATATGATTTTACCGATAACAATCCATTAACGGGAAAAAATTATTACAGGATACGCCAGCTTGATTTAAACAATACAAAAAAATTATCGGAGATACGTATTGTGGATTTTGGAAAAAATGAATTTGTAAACCTTTATCCTAACCCGGCTGTAAATATGCTTTACTTAATTACCGATATTAATTTCAATAAAACTGCAGCAAAGATATTTAATAGCCAGGGCCAGTTGGTTTCAACGATACTGTTAAATGGTTCGGGAACCATTTCTATACCAGTAAGCCAGTTAAAACCCGGCACTTATTTTTTTCAAATACAGCACAGCGCTGGTAACTCAAAACTTAAGTTTGTTAAAAAATAA
- a CDS encoding acyltransferase: MPWGFYITGFFFKYFLRQNVKVTWMLHHTSTVHYPQNIKRGKNVFPGDSPGNFIDAEYGISIGDFTNIGPNAGIITKNHDVVNNDRYTGNPITIGAFCWIGMNAVVLPGVTLGDFTIVAAGAVVTKSFEEGYCIIAGNPAILIKNTDRQACEQFRKSKYQ, from the coding sequence ATGCCCTGGGGGTTTTACATTACCGGATTTTTTTTTAAATATTTTTTGCGCCAAAATGTAAAAGTTACCTGGATGCTGCACCATACTTCTACAGTGCATTATCCTCAAAACATTAAAAGGGGAAAAAATGTTTTTCCAGGCGATTCTCCCGGTAATTTTATTGATGCCGAATATGGCATTAGTATTGGTGATTTTACCAATATTGGACCCAATGCAGGCATCATTACAAAAAACCATGATGTGGTAAACAATGATCGTTACACCGGGAACCCAATTACCATAGGCGCTTTTTGCTGGATTGGCATGAATGCCGTTGTGTTGCCCGGCGTAACACTTGGAGATTTTACCATAGTGGCCGCAGGCGCCGTTGTTACCAAATCCTTTGAAGAGGGCTACTGCATAATAGCAGGTAACCCTGCAATTCTCATTAAAAATACCGACCGCCAAGCTTGTGAACAATTCAGGAAATCAAAATATCAATAA
- a CDS encoding polysaccharide biosynthesis C-terminal domain-containing protein has product MNNSGNQNINKKVFLQAKYFFLARLLQVIIVFGILILFSLRLSKENYGLYQGSWVFINLFAPLLFLGLPQQLLTLPGNGAISHFFWLLKKYFPYYVTAVLIFITTLFFLHQKFSNALLICIFICTLFQSVMLLMDNLVIKLNADLLFLKQNFLYSLLFLALHYAWLYAETDMVWLVVGIAFIGFLKSAAYFLFIRKLNLGVHLEVADTLYFEKQWKLLSLNEILNRFTTHADKLAIIFLLSISGFSVYYNGTYELPFFAMLVSALGNSLSVQLSNNNTGAKSAAALFKQSIVTGSSVAFPLFFFFYIFSTPVFQFFFNGKYMDSIPLFNIAIFIAFLRVTNFAVILQVFKKNHTILFGSIIDLLVNIGTVLLLYPFWGINAFPAGFVIGTAFQIAYYIFKTKKLINAGIPDLIPLTWILALIVALTLFYSLLFYILQPLQTWAIIAIAAIITTAIIYLLTHFFGSKINNKKTVTSLEHE; this is encoded by the coding sequence GTGAACAATTCAGGAAATCAAAATATCAATAAAAAAGTTTTTCTTCAGGCAAAATATTTTTTCCTGGCAAGGCTGCTTCAGGTAATCATTGTTTTTGGCATCCTTATTTTGTTTTCGCTTAGGTTATCTAAAGAAAATTACGGGCTGTACCAGGGCTCCTGGGTTTTTATTAATCTATTTGCCCCTTTGCTTTTTCTTGGCCTGCCCCAGCAATTACTCACCTTACCCGGCAATGGCGCCATTTCTCATTTTTTTTGGCTGCTGAAAAAATATTTTCCTTATTATGTTACCGCCGTTCTTATTTTTATTACAACCCTTTTTTTTCTACATCAAAAATTTTCAAATGCTTTATTAATTTGCATTTTTATTTGCACTTTATTTCAATCGGTAATGCTTTTGATGGACAACCTGGTAATAAAGCTTAATGCCGATTTGCTGTTCCTAAAACAAAATTTTTTATACAGCCTGCTTTTTTTGGCGCTGCACTATGCCTGGCTTTATGCCGAAACAGATATGGTATGGCTGGTTGTGGGTATTGCTTTTATAGGATTTTTGAAATCAGCCGCTTATTTTCTATTTATCCGTAAATTAAATTTGGGTGTTCACCTGGAGGTTGCCGATACATTGTATTTCGAAAAACAATGGAAACTGTTAAGCCTTAATGAAATCCTCAACCGTTTTACAACACATGCCGATAAGCTGGCAATCATTTTCCTGCTTAGCATTTCGGGTTTTTCTGTTTACTATAATGGCACATACGAACTGCCCTTTTTTGCCATGCTGGTATCTGCATTGGGCAATAGCCTTTCTGTTCAATTATCCAACAACAATACAGGCGCAAAAAGCGCTGCGGCTTTATTTAAGCAAAGTATAGTAACCGGCTCTTCGGTGGCTTTTCCCTTATTTTTCTTTTTCTATATTTTTTCTACGCCGGTTTTTCAATTTTTCTTTAATGGCAAATACATGGACTCTATACCCCTTTTTAATATTGCCATTTTTATTGCTTTTTTAAGGGTTACCAATTTTGCCGTTATCCTCCAGGTATTTAAAAAAAATCATACGATACTTTTTGGAAGTATCATTGATTTATTGGTAAATATTGGCACCGTGTTACTACTGTATCCATTTTGGGGAATAAATGCTTTTCCTGCCGGTTTTGTTATTGGCACGGCATTTCAAATTGCGTATTACATTTTTAAAACAAAAAAATTGATTAATGCTGGTATTCCGGATCTCATTCCGCTTACTTGGATATTGGCACTAATAGTTGCCTTAACCCTTTTTTACTCCCTGCTTTTTTATATTCTGCAACCTTTACAAACCTGGGCCATTATTGCCATTGCTGCAATAATTACTACAGCAATTATATACCTGCTCACCCATTTTTTTGGCAGTAAAATAAATAATAAAAAAACAGTTACTTCTTTAGAGCATGAATAA
- a CDS encoding triose-phosphate isomerase, whose product MRKQIAAANWKMNLTFQQAEKLVEELVATKYELNENRRVVLGVPFPYLSAISANVKNLENMEIAAQNCSDKKLGAYTGETSVEMLKSIGVPYVIIGHSERREYFKESNETLATKVDIALEYGLQPIFCCGEPLVIREAGTQNSFVETQLRESLFHLSAEQIRGFIIAYEPIWAIGTGKTASSDQAQEMHAHIRKVIAGKFADEIAKTVSILYGGSVKASNAAELFGKPDVDGGLVGGASLVATEFSVIIHALKK is encoded by the coding sequence ATGCGTAAACAAATTGCGGCAGCCAATTGGAAAATGAACTTAACGTTTCAACAGGCAGAAAAACTAGTTGAAGAATTAGTGGCAACAAAATATGAACTTAATGAAAACAGGAGGGTAGTATTGGGTGTGCCATTTCCTTATCTCAGCGCAATAAGTGCCAATGTTAAAAACCTGGAAAATATGGAAATTGCGGCACAAAATTGCTCCGATAAAAAATTGGGGGCATACACGGGAGAAACCAGTGTGGAAATGCTTAAAAGCATTGGTGTGCCTTATGTAATTATTGGCCATAGCGAACGCAGGGAATATTTTAAGGAAAGCAATGAAACCCTTGCCACAAAAGTAGATATTGCCTTGGAATATGGATTGCAGCCCATTTTTTGCTGCGGTGAACCATTGGTTATAAGAGAAGCAGGCACACAAAATAGTTTTGTGGAAACACAACTGAGGGAAAGCCTGTTTCATTTAAGTGCAGAACAAATAAGGGGTTTTATTATTGCTTACGAACCAATATGGGCCATTGGTACAGGCAAAACAGCCAGCAGTGACCAGGCCCAGGAAATGCATGCACATATTAGAAAAGTAATAGCAGGAAAATTTGCCGATGAAATTGCAAAAACCGTTTCTATATTATATGGGGGAAGTGTAAAAGCTTCAAACGCTGCTGAATTATTTGGAAAGCCCGATGTAGATGGAGGCCTTGTGGGAGGCGCAAGCCTTGTTGCTACAGAGTTCTCTGTTATTATTCATGCTCTAAAGAAGTAA
- a CDS encoding glucose-1-phosphate thymidylyltransferase yields the protein MNIFLDDTLCRKKLYPFTYTRHVSDIRVGIFTIKEKWALLTQAAIFTNAAMAPKDAIQVDANLLPTAKNFLSILHGIASDVKCLNNPWDIYQLNDWAIREDMHLINPPNPGADMLAANQFINPQQVFIEDSAQVNFCLINASAGPVYIGKNAAVMEGCMLRGPIAICDNALVKMGAKIYGGTTIGPNCVAGGEIKNAVFFAHSNKAHDGYLGDSVIGECCNLGAGTSNSNVKNNASAVKYFSGKNDAGIVAGTKAGLLMGDYSRCAINTSFNTGTIVGVCCNIFGNEMPAKYSGNFLWGKERYIFEKAIADIDNWKKLKGGQITENEISLLKQLYHQQ from the coding sequence ATGAATATTTTTTTGGATGATACCTTATGCCGGAAAAAACTTTATCCTTTTACTTACACCAGGCATGTATCGGATATACGTGTAGGCATATTTACCATTAAAGAAAAATGGGCATTGCTTACACAGGCTGCAATTTTCACCAATGCAGCAATGGCCCCAAAAGATGCCATTCAAGTTGATGCCAATCTGTTGCCCACAGCAAAAAATTTTTTATCCATACTCCATGGTATTGCAAGTGATGTAAAATGCCTTAATAATCCCTGGGATATTTACCAGTTGAATGATTGGGCAATAAGGGAAGATATGCATTTGATAAACCCCCCAAACCCGGGAGCAGATATGCTTGCAGCAAATCAATTCATCAACCCGCAGCAGGTATTTATTGAGGATAGTGCACAAGTAAATTTTTGTTTGATTAATGCATCTGCAGGTCCGGTTTATATAGGTAAAAATGCAGCGGTAATGGAAGGCTGTATGCTAAGGGGCCCAATTGCCATTTGCGATAATGCTTTAGTGAAAATGGGCGCTAAAATTTATGGCGGCACCACTATTGGCCCCAATTGTGTTGCAGGCGGCGAAATTAAAAATGCTGTTTTTTTTGCCCATAGTAATAAAGCACACGATGGTTACCTGGGCGATAGTGTAATTGGGGAATGTTGTAATTTGGGGGCAGGTACAAGCAACAGTAATGTAAAAAATAATGCATCTGCTGTAAAATATTTCTCAGGTAAAAATGATGCCGGTATAGTGGCAGGTACCAAAGCGGGCCTTTTAATGGGTGATTACAGCCGATGTGCCATTAATACATCTTTTAATACAGGCACAATTGTTGGCGTTTGCTGCAATATTTTTGGTAATGAAATGCCGGCAAAATATTCCGGTAATTTTTTATGGGGCAAAGAACGCTATATCTTTGAAAAAGCAATAGCAGATATTGATAATTGGAAAAAATTAAAAGGAGGGCAAATTACCGAAAATGAAATTTCTTTGCTCAAACAATTATACCATCAACAATAA
- a CDS encoding type B 50S ribosomal protein L31 — translation MKKGIHPTAYRPVVFKDMSNGYTFLSRSTAASKETITFEGDGQEYPLIKLEISNTSHPFYTGKNVLVDTAGRIDKFKKRYEKKAK, via the coding sequence ATGAAAAAAGGAATTCATCCCACAGCTTACAGGCCGGTAGTATTTAAAGATATGAGCAATGGCTATACATTTTTAAGCCGCTCCACTGCAGCATCAAAAGAAACGATTACTTTCGAAGGAGATGGCCAGGAATACCCTTTAATAAAACTGGAAATTTCCAATACATCTCACCCTTTTTATACCGGCAAAAACGTGTTGGTGGATACCGCAGGCCGTATTGATAAATTCAAAAAACGCTACGAAAAGAAAGCAAAATAA
- a CDS encoding T9SS type A sorting domain-containing protein, with protein sequence MLTKFTTKALILSLLYAIQSMALQGQATIRAYQQIYSDNLKGGTTVIGNTGMHILNTNSTVNLTQMNEIGNAANGLGGVGFTQYGNDNSNMQFIDIDGLAETYSSSSADLSLPAGTNTIKFARLYWGGRINNTAIAAVPDTLRKIKIRKGNSVYSNILSPVSSVDQFAVTATETIYQCYADITSYVQAAGVGTYSIGNIPATPGAVSGGGKYAGWCIVIVYENPAKPLNSIRLYDGYYQVYTSTSGPASISVTMNNLNVPNNTLLSEDAVVSAMAWEGDGNLGATATNPSGDFVKVNGNIISNAVNQPVNYWNGSISKNGVYVTTKNPSYNNQMGIDIDEVNVGTGYGILPNATSVTVEFGTEADQYFPSFFGFTIRMKDPLVNLDKTVADASASNTIEPNEVLTYTLSGTNQGAGMAYNVFVVDSLPGNTSYVPGSLEVITAPGVVLGPQTDANDATDMSYKGINNGKHFVKFFIGNNATNNSGGQLESGEGYTVKFKVKGMAIPASVSNTATAYSHTIVNDIFTDDGTAVIGPSGGPTPVKLTRFSVKLSGVNADLLWVTDFEINSDHYEIERSWDALSFEKVGEIKGKGNSTVKQTYNFADINIGAAQRNGNVVYYRLRIVDTDGKNSHSQVIALRLNGTMAISAYTIYPNPFMDDIKIMITGAEATMADFRIIAINGKEQLRRKIKLENGDNIVVLRDLQQLAIGTYILEINTAGNKYSTKIVKKK encoded by the coding sequence ATGCTTACAAAATTTACCACAAAAGCGCTCATTTTGTCGCTACTGTATGCTATTCAATCTATGGCACTACAAGGCCAGGCAACCATAAGGGCCTACCAGCAAATTTATTCAGATAACCTTAAAGGCGGCACCACGGTTATTGGTAATACCGGCATGCACATTTTAAATACCAATAGCACGGTAAACCTTACCCAAATGAACGAAATAGGCAATGCTGCAAATGGCCTGGGCGGAGTTGGGTTTACACAATATGGTAACGACAACAGCAATATGCAGTTTATTGATATTGACGGTTTGGCCGAAACCTATTCTTCTTCATCAGCCGACCTTTCATTACCAGCCGGAACAAACACCATAAAATTTGCACGCCTTTATTGGGGCGGCCGTATCAATAACACTGCTATTGCGGCTGTGCCTGATACTTTACGCAAAATTAAAATTCGCAAAGGCAATAGCGTATATTCCAATATACTTTCACCGGTAAGCAGCGTAGATCAGTTTGCCGTAACGGCAACAGAAACAATCTATCAATGTTATGCCGATATTACCAGCTACGTTCAGGCAGCAGGTGTGGGAACTTACAGCATTGGAAATATACCGGCTACTCCTGGAGCGGTGAGTGGCGGTGGAAAATATGCCGGCTGGTGTATTGTGATAGTTTATGAAAACCCTGCAAAGCCTTTAAACAGCATTAGGCTTTACGATGGATATTACCAGGTTTATACCAGCACCAGCGGTCCTGCATCCATTAGTGTAACCATGAACAATTTAAATGTTCCCAATAATACTTTATTATCAGAAGATGCCGTAGTATCTGCAATGGCCTGGGAAGGAGATGGCAACCTTGGAGCAACGGCAACAAATCCATCCGGCGATTTTGTAAAAGTAAATGGCAATATAATAAGCAATGCAGTAAACCAGCCTGTGAATTACTGGAATGGGAGCATCAGTAAAAACGGGGTTTATGTAACAACAAAAAACCCCAGCTATAACAACCAAATGGGAATTGACATTGATGAAGTAAACGTAGGTACAGGATATGGTATATTGCCCAATGCTACTTCGGTTACTGTAGAATTTGGTACAGAGGCCGACCAATACTTTCCCAGTTTTTTTGGTTTTACTATACGCATGAAAGATCCGCTGGTAAATTTAGATAAAACGGTGGCCGATGCCAGCGCCAGCAATACCATTGAGCCCAATGAAGTACTTACCTATACACTTAGCGGAACCAATCAGGGTGCTGGCATGGCCTATAATGTGTTTGTAGTGGATTCTTTACCCGGCAATACCAGCTATGTGCCTGGTTCGTTGGAAGTAATTACCGCTCCCGGTGTGGTACTTGGCCCTCAAACCGATGCCAACGATGCAACAGATATGTCCTACAAAGGGATTAACAACGGAAAACATTTTGTAAAATTTTTTATAGGAAATAATGCAACCAATAACAGCGGCGGCCAATTGGAATCGGGTGAAGGTTATACTGTAAAATTTAAAGTAAAAGGCATGGCCATACCTGCCAGTGTAAGTAATACGGCTACGGCTTATTCCCATACAATTGTAAATGATATTTTTACCGATGATGGTACGGCTGTAATTGGCCCATCTGGTGGTCCAACACCCGTAAAACTCACCCGCTTTTCTGTAAAATTATCGGGTGTAAATGCAGATTTATTATGGGTAACCGATTTTGAAATTAACAGCGACCATTACGAAATTGAACGGAGCTGGGATGCCCTTTCATTTGAAAAAGTTGGAGAAATTAAAGGCAAAGGAAACAGCACCGTTAAACAAACCTACAATTTTGCCGATATAAATATTGGTGCTGCACAAAGAAACGGAAATGTAGTTTATTACCGGTTGAGAATTGTAGATACAGATGGCAAAAATTCCCATTCTCAGGTAATTGCATTAAGGCTCAACGGAACAATGGCAATAAGCGCATATACGATTTATCCCAATCCATTTATGGATGATATTAAAATAATGATAACTGGAGCAGAAGCAACAATGGCAGACTTTCGCATTATTGCAATAAACGGCAAAGAACAATTAAGAAGAAAAATAAAATTGGAAAATGGCGATAATATTGTAGTTTTAAGAGACCTTCAGCAACTGGCCATCGGAACCTATATTTTAGAAATAAATACCGCAGGAAACAAATACAGTACCAAAATTGTAAAAAAGAAATAG
- the mutS gene encoding DNA mismatch repair protein MutS codes for MAKASGATPLMQQHNAIKAKYPDAILLFRVGDFYETFGPDAIISSKVLGITLTKRNNGSAASSELAGFPHHALDTYLHKLVKAGYRVAICDQLEDPKMAKGIVKRGVTELVTPGVATNDKLLEHSSNNFLAAIHLGTEKTGLAFFDISTGEFFVAEGDADYADKLLQNLQPVEIVYQRNRQKNFKEQFSGNYFTYALDEWIFSETYATENLLKHFGTHSLKGFGIEEMKDAIIASGAILHYLKDTEHPNLQHLSTIQHINKEDHLWMDRFTIRNLELISHNPEQQTLYKIINNTVSPMGARLLKRWMMMPLNDIQKINERLYTVELLIKETETRNQLLQHIRQAGDVERLAGKIPLKKINPREVLQIAKGLQQTEKIKKICTQSSDAYLNRLGDAFNSCNFILDKILKEINENPPAAINKGGLINKGILEELDHLREIASGGKNYLLQLQQKEAATTGISSLKISYNNVFGYYLEVTHVHKDKVPETWIRKQTLTNAERYITPELKEYEEKILGAEDKILEIEQQLFQDLLNELQDYIAPMQANGHAMAVLDILCSFAANAIHYNYKKPLLHNGDDLELKDSRHPVIERNLPVGESYISNDILLNATTQQIIILTGPNMSGKSAILRQTALITLLAHIGSFVPVTSAKIPLTDKIFTRVGASDNLSGGESTFMVEMNETASIINNLTARSLVLLDEIGRGTSTYDGISIAWSIAEFIHQCPQKPKTLFATHYHELNELENRFERIRNFHITNKEAGNKIIFLRKLAPGGSLHSFGIHVARMAGMPPALIERANKVLAELEEKNASNESIKDRIKDISLPKMQLSIFDAHSQTFEEIRLLLENTDINRLTPVEALLKLQEIKNKIQ; via the coding sequence ATGGCCAAAGCATCGGGCGCAACTCCATTAATGCAGCAACACAATGCCATCAAGGCAAAATACCCTGATGCCATCTTACTTTTTCGGGTTGGCGATTTTTATGAAACCTTTGGCCCCGACGCCATCATCTCCTCAAAAGTGCTGGGCATAACCCTCACAAAAAGAAATAATGGCAGTGCCGCTTCTTCGGAACTTGCTGGTTTTCCGCACCACGCTTTGGATACCTACCTGCACAAACTGGTAAAAGCAGGCTACCGTGTGGCAATTTGCGACCAACTCGAAGACCCTAAAATGGCCAAAGGAATAGTAAAGCGTGGGGTAACAGAACTAGTAACACCAGGCGTAGCCACCAATGATAAATTATTGGAACACAGCAGCAATAATTTTTTGGCTGCAATTCACCTGGGTACAGAAAAAACCGGGCTTGCTTTTTTTGATATCAGCACAGGCGAATTTTTTGTTGCTGAAGGCGATGCCGATTATGCCGATAAATTACTGCAAAACCTGCAACCGGTAGAAATTGTTTATCAGCGCAACAGGCAAAAAAACTTTAAAGAACAATTTAGCGGCAATTACTTCACCTATGCATTGGATGAATGGATTTTTTCTGAAACCTATGCTACCGAAAACTTATTGAAACATTTTGGCACCCATAGCCTCAAAGGTTTTGGAATTGAAGAAATGAAAGATGCCATAATTGCTTCCGGCGCCATATTGCATTATTTAAAAGATACCGAGCATCCAAACTTACAACACCTTTCTACAATACAACACATCAATAAAGAGGATCATTTATGGATGGACAGGTTTACCATACGCAACCTGGAACTCATAAGCCACAACCCTGAACAGCAAACCCTTTATAAAATTATTAATAATACGGTTTCGCCAATGGGCGCCAGGCTTTTAAAGCGCTGGATGATGATGCCGCTTAATGATATACAGAAAATAAATGAAAGGCTGTATACCGTTGAATTGCTCATTAAAGAAACAGAAACCAGGAACCAGCTTTTACAGCATATCCGCCAGGCCGGAGATGTGGAGCGCCTTGCAGGCAAAATACCCTTAAAAAAAATTAACCCGAGGGAAGTATTGCAAATTGCCAAAGGATTGCAGCAAACTGAAAAAATTAAAAAGATATGCACACAAAGCAGCGATGCCTACCTAAACCGGCTGGGTGATGCTTTTAATAGCTGCAATTTTATTTTAGATAAAATACTTAAAGAAATAAATGAAAACCCCCCGGCAGCTATTAACAAAGGCGGCCTCATCAATAAGGGCATTCTTGAAGAATTAGATCATTTAAGGGAAATTGCCTCGGGTGGAAAAAATTATTTATTACAGTTGCAGCAAAAAGAAGCGGCAACAACCGGTATTTCTTCTTTAAAAATTAGTTACAATAATGTATTTGGTTATTATTTAGAAGTAACCCATGTACATAAAGATAAAGTGCCCGAAACATGGATACGCAAACAAACCTTAACCAATGCCGAAAGATACATAACCCCGGAATTAAAAGAATATGAAGAAAAAATACTGGGCGCAGAAGACAAAATACTGGAAATTGAACAACAGCTTTTCCAGGATTTATTAAACGAACTGCAGGATTATATTGCTCCTATGCAAGCAAATGGCCATGCAATGGCGGTGCTGGATATTTTATGCAGCTTTGCCGCAAATGCCATTCATTACAACTACAAAAAACCCCTGCTGCATAATGGCGATGACCTGGAACTTAAGGATAGCCGTCACCCGGTAATTGAACGCAACCTGCCAGTGGGCGAAAGCTATATCAGCAATGATATTTTGCTCAATGCAACCACCCAACAAATTATTATTTTAACCGGGCCAAATATGAGTGGCAAAAGCGCCATATTACGGCAAACAGCGCTCATTACTTTATTGGCACATATTGGGAGTTTTGTACCGGTAACATCTGCCAAAATACCTTTAACCGATAAGATTTTTACCAGGGTTGGCGCATCTGATAACCTGAGCGGAGGCGAAAGTACCTTTATGGTGGAGATGAACGAAACCGCAAGCATCATCAATAACCTTACTGCCAGAAGCCTTGTGCTGCTGGATGAAATAGGCCGGGGAACTTCTACTTACGATGGTATTTCCATTGCATGGAGCATTGCAGAATTTATACATCAATGCCCGCAAAAACCCAAAACTCTTTTTGCCACCCATTATCATGAGCTCAATGAACTGGAGAACCGCTTTGAACGCATACGTAATTTTCATATCACCAATAAAGAAGCCGGCAATAAAATTATTTTTCTCCGAAAGCTTGCGCCGGGTGGCAGCCTTCATAGTTTTGGCATACATGTGGCCCGTATGGCTGGAATGCCACCAGCATTAATTGAAAGGGCCAATAAAGTACTTGCAGAATTAGAAGAAAAAAATGCATCAAATGAAAGTATTAAGGATAGGATAAAAGACATTTCCTTACCTAAAATGCAACTGAGTATTTTTGATGCCCACTCCCAAACGTTTGAGGAAATAAGGCTACTATTGGAAAATACCGATATCAACCGCCTTACACCTGTTGAAGCATTGTTAAAACTGCAGGAAATAAAAAACAAAATTCAGTAA